Genomic window (Comamonas endophytica):
TGCTGCGCTGCCAAGGCCAGGTGAACTAGCCGACATATGGGCCCACTGGCGATGCAGCGTGTTCTGGGTACAAGCCAGGGGCAGCCTGCTTCCCGTGCCTGCCGTGGCCCGGCGCACGCTGCATCGGTTAGCATGCCTGTTTGATGACTGCGCAGGCTGAGCCCGCTGCTCCATTTGATGAACACCCCCCTTGCTTCCCTTGGAATCGTGCTCGCCACCGTCGCCGGCATGGAGGTGTTCGCCTGGGCGGCGCACCGCTGGATCATGCATGGCTGGGGCTGGGGCTGGCACCGCTCGCACCACGAGAAGTCCGAAGGCTGGTTCGAGAAGAACGACCTGTATGCCGTCGTGTTCGCGGGCGTGGCCATCGTGCTCATCGCGCTGGGTACGGCGGGCCGCTGGCCGCTGCAGTGGGTGGGCGCGGGAATGACGCTCTACGGCGCGCTGTATTTCGTCATGCACGACGGACTGGTGCACCAGCGCTGGCCCTGGCGCTGGGTGCCGCGCTCGGGCTACCTCAAGCGCCTGTACCAGGCGCACCGGCTGCACCATGCGGTGCATGGGCGGGAAGACTGCGTGTCCTTCGGTTTTCTCTGGGCGCCGGCGCCCGAGCGGCTCAAGCAGCGGCTGCAGGAAGTGCAGCGCATCCGCAAGAACAGGCGCACGCCAGGCGCCTGACGCGGCCAGCGCGCGCGCCGGTCAGGCCGGGCCGCGTCAGGCCGGTCGCTGGAACAAATGCTGGTCCCGCATCTGCGGCCGGCGGGCGCGCGAAGCCAGGGCCTGCACCCCCCCAGCCGCCACCCAGCCCAGCTTCTCCGCGCGGTTGGTGCGCGCGCGCGTGTCCCAAGCGGCGGGCCCGCGCGCCTGCACCTTGCGGCCGATGGCGCGGTACACGCTGCGCGCGGTGGCAATGGACCAGGCCGAGCGCAGCGGCAGCGCCGGCAGCCCGCCCAGGGCCGAGTCGTAATAGGGTTCCGCGGCCTGCACCAGCCGCATGGCCACGCGCGCCAGGGCCTCGCGGTGGCGCGGCTCGGCCAGCCTGGCATCGGCCGGCAAACCTTCGGCGGCCAGCCACTCGGCGGGCAGGTAGATGCGGCCGATGGCGGCGTCCTCCACCACGTCGCGCGCGATATTGGTGAGCTGGAAGGCCAGCCCCAAGTCGCAGGCCCGGTCCAGCGTGGCGGCATCGCTGCGGCCCATGATCTGCGCCATCATCACGCCGACCACGCCCGCCACGCGCCAGCAATAGGCCAGCGTGTCCTCGAGCGTCGCATAGCGGTGCTCCTCGACATCCATCGCGAAGCCATCGAGATGGTGTTCGAAATACACGGGCGCGATGCGGTGGCGGCGCACCACCTCGGCCAGGCCGGCAAAGACCGGATCGTCGCCCGGCAAGCCGGCGCAGGCCCGCCGCGTGGCCTCGCGCAGCTGCGCCAGCCGCGCCGGGCCATCGCCGCGCTCTCCGCTGCGCTGGCCGTGGCCCAGCTCCTGGCCGTCCACCACGTCGTCGCAGTGCCGGCACCAGGCATAGAGCATCACGGCCCCTTCGCGCACGGATGGCGTGAAGAGCCGTGCGGCGGCGGCAAAGCTGTGCGAGCCCGCGCGTATGGCTTGCGCCCCGTGGGCCACCACCTGCGCCTGACGGGCCGCCTGCCCGGCCGTCATTGCAGCGCCCCGTCCAGCATCAGGCCGGCCGTGGCCTTGGCGGAGCCCACCACGCCCGGCACGCCCGCGCCCGGGTGCGTGCCGGCGCCGACGATATACATGTTGGGAATCTCGGCATCGCGGTTGTGCGGGCGGAACCACGCGCTCTGCGTCAGCACCGGCTCGAGCGAGAAGGCCGAGCCATGGTGCGCGTTCAGCTCGGTCTGGAAATCCTCGGGCGTGAACATGCGGCTGGTCACCAGGCTCTCGCGCAAGCCCGGCATGTAGTGCTGCTCCAGATAGTCGAAGATGCGGTCGCGCAGGCGCGGGCCCTCGACCGACCAGTCCACCGGCGCGTTGCCCAGGTGCGGCACCGGCGCCAGCACGTAATGGCTCGAGCAGCCCGGCGGCGCCAGGGACGGGTCCGTCGCGCAGGGCGCATGCAGGTACAGCGAGAAATCCTCGGGGATCTCGCTGCCGTGGAAGATCTCGTGGATCAGTTCGCGGTACCGGTTGCCGAAGCACACCGTGTGGTGCTGCAGCTGCGGCTGCGGCTTCGACAGGCCGAAGTGCACGACGAACAGCGACATGCTGAAGCGCTTGCCCTTCAGGCGCCGCGCCTCGGCCTGCCCGCGCGGGGTATGGCCCAGCAGGCGCTCGTAGGTATGCACCACGTCGGCATTCGAGGCCACCTGATCGAAGGCATGGTGCTCACCGCCTGCCATCAGGCCCGTGATGCGGCCGCCCTGCACCTCGATGCGCTCCACCGGCGTGGACAGCCGCAGCGTGCCGCCCATGTCCTCGAAGCAGCGCAGCATGCCCTGCACCAGCGCACCCGTGCCGCCGCGCGGGAACCACACGCCCCACTCGCGCTCGAGGGCGTGGATCAGGGCATAGATGGAGCTGGTCTCGAAGGGATTGCCGCCCACCAGCAGCGAATGGAAGGAGAAGACCTGGCGCAGCTTTTCGTCCTCGATGAAGGATGCCACCTTGGCGTAGACGCTGCGCCAGGCCTGCAGCTGCACCAGCGCCGGCCCGGCGGCCACCATGTCGCGGAAGTTCAGGAAGGGCACCGTGCCCAGCTTGCGGTAGCCCTCCTCGAACACGGCGCGCGAATACGCCAGGAAGCGCTGGTAGCCCTCGACATCGCGCGGCGACAGCGCGCGCAGCTGGGCGTCGAGCGCCTCCTGGTCGTTGGCATAGTCGAGCCGCGTGCCATCTTCCCAGCACAGCCGGTAGAAAGGCGCAACGGGCAGCAGCTCCACATAGTCCGACAGCTTCCTGCCCGACAGCGCGAACAGCTCCTCCAGCGCGGAAGGGTCGGTGATGACCGTGGGCCCGGCATCGAAGGTGAACCCCTGGTCGTGATAGACATAGGCCCGTCCGCCGGGCTTGTCGCGCGACTCGAACACGGTGGTGCGCACGCCCGCGGCCTGCAGCCGCATGGCCAGTGCCAGGCCGCCGAAGCCGGAGCCGATGACCGCGGCCGTGGCCCCTTGGGATGGAGATGGGTTCATGGATGGGTTGAACGGGAGGTGGAGGAAGCCGCGCCGGCAACGCCGGGTACGGGAAGTATGGCAGCGCGCAGCGCGGCCGTGACCGGCACGGGCGGGCGTCCGGTCAGGATGCGCGCCTTGTCGGCCAGGGTCGACTGGCCCGCGTAGAAGCGCGCGACCAGCGGCGCCGGCAGGCGGTAGAAGCGCTGCATGACGGCGCGGCGCGCGGCCGGTGCTGCGGCGAGAAACAGCATGCGGTTGAGCAGGCGGAAGAACCCGGTGGAGTTCCAGTGGTCCAGTGCCTGCGCGCGCACCGCGGCAAACACGCGCGCCGGGTCGTCCCAGGTGCTGCGTGGCAGCGCCGCCAGCGCATCGGCCAGGCGCAGGGCCTGCGGCAGCGAATAGCCGGTGGTCGGATGGAACAGCGCCGCGGCCAGCCCGGCCCGGGGTACGCCCTGCGCGGCACGCCACAAGGCTTCGGCATCGCCCGCGAGGGCGATCGGCAGCACGCCCTCCTCCTCGCGCAGCAGCGCCGCGACGCGCCAGCCCCGGGCCGCGACATAGTCGGCGATGTGGCGGCGCAGCCGTTCGCGGGGCAGCTCGGCGCCATCGGCATAGACCGTGTCCTCGACCAGCAGCGTGTCGGCGGTGAAGGGCAGCAGATAGACGAAGCGGTAGCCGTCGACCTGGTCGACCGTGGCATCCATCAGCACCGGCGCCGTGAGCCCATGCGGGGCCGCAAGCCGCAGCTCCTGTCCGAGGAATTTCTGGAAGCGCAGCGCCAGATGCGCGGGCGGCGTGCCGCGGGCGTCGATGACGGAGCGCGCGCGCAGCATGCCACCGTCCGCCAGCCGCACGCTGTCAGGCGCCACGCTCTCCACCGCGCAGTTCAACCGCACGGACAGGCCCGGCACCTGGCGCAGCGCCGCGTCGAAGCGTTCCGAGGTGACGCTGCAGTAGTCCCCGGCAAGGCGCCTCTGGTAGCCGGGGAACATGACGTCATGCGCCGGCCAGCGGTGCGCCACCAGGGGCGCGATCCAGGCGCGCTGCGCCGGCGCGAGATCGGCGGCATGGAAGCTCCAGGTGTGGTTGCCGCCCAGCGCGGGGCCGGCCTCCAGCAGCAGCACGCGCATCCCGGGGTGGGCTTCCTTCAGGCGCCGGGCGATCAGGCCATTGGCCAGCCCGCCGCCCACCAGCAGCAGATCGGCATCGAGATCGTTTGCCAGGGGGATTTCAGACATGCAGCGCCTGGCGGGCCCCCGCGGCCTCATGGTCGACAGCACTGGCGGCCCGGACCGAAGGGCGCAGCTGCAGCGCGGCTTCCGTCAGATCGGCGGCACGCTCGGCGCCGCCCGATGCAGCGATTTCCCGGCCCAGTTCGCGGCTGCGGTCGGCAAAGCGTGGCTCGTCGAGCAAGCGGCGCAGCGCGCGCCGCAGTGCCCCGACACCCGCCAGCGGCGGCAGCAGCTTGATTCCCGTGCCGGCATGCGCGATGCGCGCCGCGACGCCAGGCTGGTCGAAGGCAATGGGCAATGCCAGCTGGGGCGTGCCCGCCTCCAGCGCATCGAGCGCCGTGTTCAGCCCCGCGTGGGTCACGACCACATCGGCGCGCGCCAGCGCGGCGCGCTGCGGCGCGAAGCCGGTCACGGCCGTGGCCCCGGCACACACCAGCGCCGCTGCCTGTTGTTCATCGAGGCGATCGCAATGTGCGATCAGCAGCTGCAGGTCCTCGGCGCGGCAGGCGCGCGCAATGCGCTCGAACAGCGCGTAGCGTCCGCCCTGCAGCGTGCCCAGCGACGCGAAGACAAAGGGCCGGCTCCTGTCCAGCAGCAGATCCAGCGCCGGCTCCGCCGTCTGCGGCCCGCGCAGGGGCCCCACATGGTGGAAGTGCGGTTGCGGCGCACTGCGCGGAAAATCGAATCCCGGCGTGGTCTGGCTGATCTGCGCCAGCGGCGACAGGCAATCGGCCAGCGTGCGCCGGCCCTGCAGGCCGAAGCGCGCGGCGTGGTGCCGGATCACGGCCTCGTGCCGCCCCATCATCCAGTCGTAGACCCGGGCGCTGCCTTCGTTCAACTGCTCGCCGCGCGTGTCGGCGGCATAGCCCCAGGGCATGACGGGCAGCGGCACGCGTGGGTCGCGGTTCACCGGCAGGGCGCAAGCCACCGAGACGAAGGGCAGGCCCAGCCCCTCGGCAATCAATCCGCCGGCGGCTTCCATCTGGTCGGCAACGATGGCATCCACGCCCAGCCGCTCCAGCCACGCCGGCGCCTCCCGGCACAGCATGTCGGTGCCGGCGGCCACATCGCCGATCACCCGCCGCAGCCCCCAGGGGCCGCCGGGATTGGCGGCCCGGGCCACGATGGCCGGCAGGCTGCCCGCGGGATGGCTGGCGGCGCCCACCGCATGGAAGCCGATGCGGCGCTCGCGCAGCAGCGCGCCCACATCGGCCTGATGGATCCAGCTCACCCGGTGGCCACGGTCCAGCAGCACGGCCGCCAGCGCTTCCAGGGCGCGCACATGGCTGGTGAAGGGTGGAGCGATAAAGGCGAGGTGCATGGAAAGGTAGTGACGTAGCCGATGGGCCAGGATTAGCCCCCGACTATTGTGTCTGCCAGGGCTGTAGGACGGAGGCGCAACTTGCTTCGGTAGGCGCCACGACCCCCTGCTTTCTGACTAAGGTAGCCATACCGCTTAGGTTGGCGGTGCCCTATCGATCAAATCCATGCTTGCTTCGCCCGTTCTCTCGCCGTCCTCCGCCACCGCCGCCTTGCCGCGAGACAGCGCGCAAGAACGCCTGATCGACGGGTTGCGCGCGCAGATCGATGCGCGGCTGGGCGTGCTGGTGCCAGTGGCGCACGCGCAGGAAAACCGGGTTGCGGCCGCCATGCGCTATGGCGTGCTGGCACCGGGCAAGCGCGTCAGGCCGCTGCTGATGCTGCTGGCGGCGCGCGGGTTTGGCGTGGATCCCGGCGATGTGCTCGACGCCGCCTGCGCCCTGGAAATGGTGCATGCCGCTTCGCTGTTCCTCGACGACATGCCCTGCATGGACGACGCCAAGCTGCGCCGCAACCAGCCCACGGTGCACGTTGCCTTCGGCGAAGACGTGGCCATGCTGGCAGCCGTTGCCCTGCTGGCCTCCGCATGGCGCATCACGGCAACGGCCGGCGGCATTCCGCCGCTCGTGCGCACCGACATGGTCACCGTGCTGTCGGATGCCGTGGGCATCAATGGCCTGGTCACCGGCCAATACCTCGACCTGCATGCCACCGGCCCCGCCCGCACCACGCCGCAGATCGCGCAGACCAATCAGCAAAAGACCGGTGCGCTGTTCACCGCGGCTTTCGAACTGGCCGGCCTGGCCGCCGGCGCCAACACGCAGACCCGGGCGCTGATGCGCGAAGCCGCGGAGGCACTGGGCCAGGCATTCCAGCTGGCCGATGATCTCGCCGATGGCGAGATGGAAGCCTCGGTGCTGGGCAAGGACTGCCAGCAGGATGTGGGCAAGGCCACCCTGGTGGCGCTGGTGGGCCCCTCGAGCACACGGCGCATCCTGGCCAGGCATGTGCAGCGCGCCGAGACGCTGTTCGCCCAGGCCATGCCCGGCGATGACGCGCTGGCGCTGCTCACGCGCTCGATCTTCGCGCCGCAGCGGCGCTGAGCGGCGACGCGGGGCCGCGAAGCGATCTGGATCTTGCCCTGATGACGGATGAGATGCTGGGCGCCGAGGCACTTTGGGATCTGGGCAGTGGCCTGGCCGGCATCGTGGGCTGTCCGGTGGACCTGCTGGATCTGCGCGCGGCCTCGACCGTCATGCAGTACCGGATCGTGACCACCGGGCAAAGGCTGTGGGCCAGGGACGGACAGGCCGCCCTCTACGAAAGCTTCATCCTGGGCCGCAAGACCGCGCTGGACGAAGCGCGTGCCGGGCTGCTCGAGGACATCGTGGAGCCCGTCATCACCAGGCACCCGGGTGAATTCACGGCGTACAGCAAAGCGCTCCTGCTGAAGGATGCGGACCTTGAGGGGTAGTGCCTCCCTGGTGCCAGCCAGGGTGCGTGAACTGCAGGTCTTGCTGTTCGGGCGCCGCGCCGGCACCCTGACGCTGGCCGGGCAGCGGCTGGGTTTTCGCTACTGCGCCGAGTGGCTGGCGCAGCCCGATGCCATGGCGCTGTCGCTCTCGCTGCCGCTGCAGGCGCAGCCCTTCGACGATCATCAGGCGCGCCCCTTCTTCGCCGGCCTGCTGGCGCAGGTGACCGCGCGGAACGATTTCGCGCGGCTCGCGCACCCGGGCAGCGAATGCGCCGGCGCCGTGCGCTTTCTCGGGGCGGGCCAGGAGCTGCCCGCAGCACAAGCCCATGCGGTTCGATGGCTGGGCGACGCGGAGGTGCTCGACCTGCTGGAGGATCGACCGATGCGGGGCGGCACGCAGACATTGCGGCGGGCGCTGGCGGGTGCGCCGGACAGGTTGCCGGTGGTGTTCGACGGTGCCCGCATCGGGCTGCCGCTCGGCGGCACGCCCAGCTCGCACTTCCTTCGGGCTGCCCTTCCCGGCGTGGAACACGGCGTGGCCAACGCCGCGTTCTGCACGGCACTGGCCCAGGTAATGGGGTTGCGGCCGGCGCAGACGCAGTTCCATGCGGTCCAGGGCCGGCCCTTCCTGCTGGTCGAGCGCTATGACCGGGTGGTGGATGCAGCAGGCCGGCCGCAACGCCTGCACCAGGAGGACTTCTGCCAGGCACTGGGCGTGTCGCCTGAAACCCGGTACCAGCATCAAGGCGGCCCCGGCCTGGCCCCATGTTTCGATCTGCTGCGCCGCGCGGCGCGCCCCGCCAGGCCGCAACTGCTGCGCCTGTTCGATGACGCGGTGTTCAATGCGCTGATCGGCAATCACGCGGCACATACGGGGAGCTTCTCGCTGCTGTATGCGGGCAAGGAAACGATCCTGGCGCCGTTCGACACCTTCTGGTCTGCAGCGGTGCATCCCGCGCTGGCGCCGAAGATGGCGCTGGCAATCGGCAGCCAATACGATTTCAGCCGGCTCCAGGCCCGCGACTGGGAACGGTTTGCCGACGGCACCGGCTTTTCCCGGGAGCACTCGAGAAGCCGCATTCTCGAACTGGCCGAGTCGCTGCCGCTTGCCGCGCGCAGGCTGCATTCCGCTGCCGGACGCGTCTATTCCGGCAATGCAGTGGCCGAGCGGATTGTTGCGTTGATCACGCAGCGCTGCGCCTTGACGCGGGGCCTTCTGGGTTGAGCGCATGCGGGTTCGGGGTCCATGGCTGCGAGTGCGGCGACGTTTCTGGATCTAGGCTTCACGAAGCAATACCTTGCCGCTGAGCAAGGTGAGCCTGGCTCTGGCCCCGTCGATCCCGGCAGGCTTGCCATGGTCGCGTAGATGCAGGCTCACGCCGGTGGCGCTGGCCACCAGCTCGAAATCCAGGTCACGGCCACCGGATGCAGGATCTCGGTGCCCGGACGCTCGGCCTCGGGCAGCAGCGGCGCCAGCGCGAAGGCCGTCACCAGTGCCGTCATGAGCGCCGGACTCAACCGCTCCAGCGAGCCGCGCACGATCATCGCGGCGTCGAAGTTCTCGCCCTCGAAGCGCATCAGGTTGATGCAGTGGCTCACCTTCAGGAGGCCGTTGCGCACCGGGATGCCGGCCAGGGTGATGAAACCCACCAGCGCCGCCCCGACAGCGGCTGCCCCGACAGGGCCAGGCCCAGCACCGCGCCCACCAGGGCCAGCGCCACGCGCTTGCCGTCATCGAGGTGGTACAGGGCAGCGGCCCCGGAATCGGAGGATATGCATTGCCAGGCGGCACGTATCGAGCAGGAATTTTCCCGGACCGGGAACTTGCCAATAGATTTCGTTACACAGCATTAGGTAATTCGATAGCTTTTATAAATATACGATCTTGTTTCACCCATGTCATCGAAAAGATCTCCTCATGCATGTTCAGCCAAGACCCCATCCATATTTCAGTGGGCCTGCGCAGGTAGATGCCCGTTCTGCCGGTGATGCCGCTGCACCCGCCGCACCCGCCGCACCCGCTGCACTCGCCGCATCCGCCGCATCCGCCGCATCCGCCGCATCCGCCGCATCCGCTGCATCCGCCGCATCCGCCGCATACCAAATGTCACATGCCGGATTTCGGCAATCCCATGTCGCCTGGATAAACGCCATGGCGGCACGGGGGGAGAGTGCCGCTGCCATTGCCACCCTCGCTTCTGCCGCCGCTACCGCGTCCACTCCTGCCATGCTGAATTACTGCCTTGAGCTTGTCGAGGTAGCCAGGCAAGCCGAGGCCACCCGGATGCTCGCCGTGCCGGTGCGCAGTGAGGGAGCGGCTGCGGCTGCCATGGCATATCCGGATCATCCCAGCCATCCGCATCAGGCATCCGGACAAGCCGGGATGATTTGGATGAATGCCATGCCAGCCCGCGGTGAGAGAGCTGGCGCGCCTGTTTCAAGCCCGGGTCACCCCGGTGATCTCCCACGGCAAGACATCCAGGCCGTCATTGCCCGGATGGCAGCGACGCATACCCAGCGTGCAGATTCGACCGGAGGAATCACTGCGCTTTTATCGAGGCGAATTTCCTCCAGTGAATTTCTCGATACCGCCACGGATGGCGAGATCTCCCAGTTGATGAAGATGTCGTCATGCGGTCGTTATCTCGACGATCTCGACCCTGCGGCCGATCCCGGCTGGGCTGGCGTTTTCTTCGGGGTGCAATACAGGCGTGCTGATTGTCTCGGTACGCTTCTCGCGGGCGATCCGGAACTCGGCCTTGTCCAGGAGGGGCATGGGCTGTCCCCTTCGCAAGCCGCAACGAGGGCGAATGCCGTCACGCGCTCCGGTTTCACGGCGTTGATGCTGGCTGCGAGGAACGGCGCTTCCGACATGGTGGAATTGTTGCTGAAAGCCGGGGCAGAAGTGGATGCCGTGGATGCGGCGGGTAGCAATGCGCTGATGTGGGCCACTTCTTCTGGCAGCCACGCGGCCGTGTCGGCGCTGCTGAAGGCTCGTCCGGCGTTCAATCGCATCAATGCTGCGGGTGACACTGCGTTGATGGTGGCAGCCCATAGCGGAGATTTGCCAATGGTCAAATTGCTGGCGGGCGCAGGAGAATTTATCGATGCCAATCTGTTCAGGATCATTCGGGAGAGAAGCTACTCCTTGAAAACCGTGAATGTGTTGCTGCAAGCTGGAGCCAACCCGAATACGGCAGTGGACGGACGGTCGCTGCTGATGATGGCGGCGCAAGGCGGCGACACGCTGCTGATGGGCGCTTTGCTCACGGCCGGAGCACAGCTCGCTCCCGCCGCCCTGGCTTTTCTCTCCGGCCCGACGGCGGCCCCTGGAGATGGCCTGGCTTCGCCGGGTTCCAGCGCATGCGGGCATCCTGCCCGACATGCCCCTGCCGCCGTGCCAAACGCATTGCCACACGCCCCGGCGCAGGCATATGCCGTC
Coding sequences:
- a CDS encoding sterol desaturase family protein; translated protein: MNTPLASLGIVLATVAGMEVFAWAAHRWIMHGWGWGWHRSHHEKSEGWFEKNDLYAVVFAGVAIVLIALGTAGRWPLQWVGAGMTLYGALYFVMHDGLVHQRWPWRWVPRSGYLKRLYQAHRLHHAVHGREDCVSFGFLWAPAPERLKQRLQEVQRIRKNRRTPGA
- a CDS encoding phytoene/squalene synthase family protein: MTAGQAARQAQVVAHGAQAIRAGSHSFAAAARLFTPSVREGAVMLYAWCRHCDDVVDGQELGHGQRSGERGDGPARLAQLREATRRACAGLPGDDPVFAGLAEVVRRHRIAPVYFEHHLDGFAMDVEEHRYATLEDTLAYCWRVAGVVGVMMAQIMGRSDAATLDRACDLGLAFQLTNIARDVVEDAAIGRIYLPAEWLAAEGLPADARLAEPRHREALARVAMRLVQAAEPYYDSALGGLPALPLRSAWSIATARSVYRAIGRKVQARGPAAWDTRARTNRAEKLGWVAAGGVQALASRARRPQMRDQHLFQRPA
- a CDS encoding phytoene desaturase, whose protein sequence is MNPSPSQGATAAVIGSGFGGLALAMRLQAAGVRTTVFESRDKPGGRAYVYHDQGFTFDAGPTVITDPSALEELFALSGRKLSDYVELLPVAPFYRLCWEDGTRLDYANDQEALDAQLRALSPRDVEGYQRFLAYSRAVFEEGYRKLGTVPFLNFRDMVAAGPALVQLQAWRSVYAKVASFIEDEKLRQVFSFHSLLVGGNPFETSSIYALIHALEREWGVWFPRGGTGALVQGMLRCFEDMGGTLRLSTPVERIEVQGGRITGLMAGGEHHAFDQVASNADVVHTYERLLGHTPRGQAEARRLKGKRFSMSLFVVHFGLSKPQPQLQHHTVCFGNRYRELIHEIFHGSEIPEDFSLYLHAPCATDPSLAPPGCSSHYVLAPVPHLGNAPVDWSVEGPRLRDRIFDYLEQHYMPGLRESLVTSRMFTPEDFQTELNAHHGSAFSLEPVLTQSAWFRPHNRDAEIPNMYIVGAGTHPGAGVPGVVGSAKATAGLMLDGALQ
- the crtY gene encoding lycopene beta-cyclase CrtY, with translation MSEIPLANDLDADLLLVGGGLANGLIARRLKEAHPGMRVLLLEAGPALGGNHTWSFHAADLAPAQRAWIAPLVAHRWPAHDVMFPGYQRRLAGDYCSVTSERFDAALRQVPGLSVRLNCAVESVAPDSVRLADGGMLRARSVIDARGTPPAHLALRFQKFLGQELRLAAPHGLTAPVLMDATVDQVDGYRFVYLLPFTADTLLVEDTVYADGAELPRERLRRHIADYVAARGWRVAALLREEEGVLPIALAGDAEALWRAAQGVPRAGLAAALFHPTTGYSLPQALRLADALAALPRSTWDDPARVFAAVRAQALDHWNSTGFFRLLNRMLFLAAAPAARRAVMQRFYRLPAPLVARFYAGQSTLADKARILTGRPPVPVTAALRAAILPVPGVAGAASSTSRSTHP
- a CDS encoding nucleotide disphospho-sugar-binding domain-containing protein; translated protein: MHLAFIAPPFTSHVRALEALAAVLLDRGHRVSWIHQADVGALLRERRIGFHAVGAASHPAGSLPAIVARAANPGGPWGLRRVIGDVAAGTDMLCREAPAWLERLGVDAIVADQMEAAGGLIAEGLGLPFVSVACALPVNRDPRVPLPVMPWGYAADTRGEQLNEGSARVYDWMMGRHEAVIRHHAARFGLQGRRTLADCLSPLAQISQTTPGFDFPRSAPQPHFHHVGPLRGPQTAEPALDLLLDRSRPFVFASLGTLQGGRYALFERIARACRAEDLQLLIAHCDRLDEQQAAALVCAGATAVTGFAPQRAALARADVVVTHAGLNTALDALEAGTPQLALPIAFDQPGVAARIAHAGTGIKLLPPLAGVGALRRALRRLLDEPRFADRSRELGREIAASGGAERAADLTEAALQLRPSVRAASAVDHEAAGARQALHV
- a CDS encoding polyprenyl synthetase family protein; its protein translation is MLASPVLSPSSATAALPRDSAQERLIDGLRAQIDARLGVLVPVAHAQENRVAAAMRYGVLAPGKRVRPLLMLLAARGFGVDPGDVLDAACALEMVHAASLFLDDMPCMDDAKLRRNQPTVHVAFGEDVAMLAAVALLASAWRITATAGGIPPLVRTDMVTVLSDAVGINGLVTGQYLDLHATGPARTTPQIAQTNQQKTGALFTAAFELAGLAAGANTQTRALMREAAEALGQAFQLADDLADGEMEASVLGKDCQQDVGKATLVALVGPSSTRRILARHVQRAETLFAQAMPGDDALALLTRSIFAPQRR
- the mntA gene encoding type VII toxin-antitoxin system MntA family adenylyltransferase antitoxin; translation: MSGDAGPRSDLDLALMTDEMLGAEALWDLGSGLAGIVGCPVDLLDLRAASTVMQYRIVTTGQRLWARDGQAALYESFILGRKTALDEARAGLLEDIVEPVITRHPGEFTAYSKALLLKDADLEG
- a CDS encoding HipA domain-containing protein — translated: MRGSASLVPARVRELQVLLFGRRAGTLTLAGQRLGFRYCAEWLAQPDAMALSLSLPLQAQPFDDHQARPFFAGLLAQVTARNDFARLAHPGSECAGAVRFLGAGQELPAAQAHAVRWLGDAEVLDLLEDRPMRGGTQTLRRALAGAPDRLPVVFDGARIGLPLGGTPSSHFLRAALPGVEHGVANAAFCTALAQVMGLRPAQTQFHAVQGRPFLLVERYDRVVDAAGRPQRLHQEDFCQALGVSPETRYQHQGGPGLAPCFDLLRRAARPARPQLLRLFDDAVFNALIGNHAAHTGSFSLLYAGKETILAPFDTFWSAAVHPALAPKMALAIGSQYDFSRLQARDWERFADGTGFSREHSRSRILELAESLPLAARRLHSAAGRVYSGNAVAERIVALITQRCALTRGLLG
- a CDS encoding ankyrin repeat domain-containing protein, producing the protein MLNYCLELVEVARQAEATRMLAVPVRSEGAAAAAMAYPDHPSHPHQASGQAGMIWMNAMPARGERAGAPVSSPGHPGDLPRQDIQAVIARMAATHTQRADSTGGITALLSRRISSSEFLDTATDGEISQLMKMSSCGRYLDDLDPAADPGWAGVFFGVQYRRADCLGTLLAGDPELGLVQEGHGLSPSQAATRANAVTRSGFTALMLAARNGASDMVELLLKAGAEVDAVDAAGSNALMWATSSGSHAAVSALLKARPAFNRINAAGDTALMVAAHSGDLPMVKLLAGAGEFIDANLFRIIRERSYSLKTVNVLLQAGANPNTAVDGRSLLMMAAQGGDTLLMGALLTAGAQLAPAALAFLSGPTAAPGDGLASPGSSACGHPARHAPAAVPNALPHAPAQAYAVPAAGHAAASSAGAQAAAWDPAFASHGAGRQMLVHPGNGIAIDATFQPAGASARGNGVEAAVPPASRPEAPQSLEDIANAFLA